In the genome of Croceimicrobium hydrocarbonivorans, one region contains:
- a CDS encoding sugar 3,4-ketoisomerase, producing the protein MKIELLKFPKIQDPRGNLTFLQNNDQFPFEIERVFWTYDVPGGGQRGGHAYKSQQEIIIALSGAFDVIVENSSGEITKFHLNRSYYGLYLPPNSWRHMENFSTNSLGLHLSSSKFNEEDYIRSKEEFKKA; encoded by the coding sequence ATGAAAATCGAATTGTTGAAATTCCCTAAGATTCAAGACCCAAGGGGAAACCTCACCTTCTTGCAAAACAATGATCAATTTCCATTCGAAATTGAAAGAGTTTTCTGGACTTATGATGTTCCAGGAGGCGGACAAAGAGGTGGTCATGCCTATAAATCTCAGCAAGAAATAATAATAGCTCTTTCAGGAGCATTTGATGTGATCGTTGAGAATAGTTCGGGAGAAATCACAAAGTTTCATCTCAATCGAAGCTATTACGGACTTTATTTACCTCCTAATTCATGGCGTCACATGGAGAATTTCAGCACTAATTCTTTAGGACTTCATTTGAGTAGTAGCAAATTCAATGAGGAGGATTACATCCGATCGAAAGAAGAATTTAAAAAAGCTTAA
- a CDS encoding acyltransferase, giving the protein MIHPLADCQSKNIGKGTTIWQFSVILEQAVIGEDCNVNCHTFIENDVILGDRVTVKSGVYLWDGLRVGNDVFIGPSVVFTNDLMPRSKRRVTFVPTILEEGCSIGAGSNILAGTKIGAYAMIGMGSNVVKDVPAFAIVYGNPAKVMGWLDESGEKLVQVEGPIWRSKEGQEFKVIDNVLNKL; this is encoded by the coding sequence TTGATACATCCTCTTGCAGACTGTCAGTCTAAAAACATAGGAAAAGGTACTACTATTTGGCAGTTTTCCGTGATCCTTGAACAAGCTGTAATTGGCGAGGATTGCAATGTGAACTGCCATACCTTTATTGAAAATGATGTGATTCTCGGAGATAGAGTAACCGTAAAAAGCGGGGTTTACCTATGGGATGGATTGCGTGTAGGGAATGACGTATTTATTGGTCCCTCGGTAGTATTTACCAATGATTTAATGCCTCGATCTAAAAGACGGGTGACTTTCGTACCGACCATCTTGGAAGAGGGCTGTTCGATTGGTGCGGGATCAAACATTTTAGCAGGTACCAAAATTGGTGCCTATGCAATGATAGGAATGGGCTCTAATGTAGTGAAGGATGTGCCTGCCTTTGCTATTGTTTACGGGAACCCAGCGAAAGTTATGGGCTGGCTTGACGAATCCGGTGAGAAATTAGTACAAGTGGAAGGCCCTATATGGCGTTCCAAAGAAGGGCAGGAGTTTAAGGTAATCGATAATGTTTTGAATAAGCTATAA
- the rfbA gene encoding glucose-1-phosphate thymidylyltransferase RfbA, which produces MKGIILAGGSGTRLYPLTQGLSKQLLPVYDKPMIYYPLSVLMLSGIREILIISTPRDLPSFKSLLGDGSKLGIKLEYKEQPSPDGLAQAFLIGEEFIGDDDVCLVLGDNIFYGAGLQSLLRSAVKSVEENKEAVIFGYYVHDPERYGVASFDEEGKVMDIEEKPDEPKSNFAVVGLYYYPNNVVEIAKLIKPSKRGELEITSVNQEYLAQDVLRLQKMSRGFAWLDTGTHEALAEATEFVKAVEKRTSLKIACLEEIAFKLGYINAEHFEEIALGFGKSSYGDYLKSLL; this is translated from the coding sequence ATGAAAGGGATTATACTCGCAGGCGGATCTGGAACCCGATTATATCCGCTCACACAAGGACTAAGTAAACAGTTGCTTCCTGTTTACGACAAACCGATGATTTATTATCCTTTATCAGTATTAATGCTCTCTGGTATTCGCGAGATTTTAATTATTTCGACTCCCAGAGATCTGCCTAGTTTTAAAAGCTTATTGGGCGATGGTTCCAAATTGGGAATAAAACTGGAGTATAAGGAGCAGCCTTCTCCAGATGGATTAGCTCAAGCCTTCTTAATTGGCGAGGAGTTTATTGGAGATGATGATGTTTGCCTTGTCTTGGGTGATAATATATTTTACGGCGCCGGATTACAATCTTTATTGAGGTCTGCTGTTAAGTCGGTTGAAGAGAATAAAGAAGCCGTGATTTTCGGTTATTATGTCCATGATCCCGAACGCTATGGTGTGGCTAGCTTCGACGAAGAGGGTAAGGTGATGGATATTGAAGAAAAACCTGATGAGCCTAAATCTAATTTTGCCGTGGTGGGTCTTTATTACTACCCAAATAATGTGGTAGAAATCGCTAAACTAATTAAGCCATCCAAAAGAGGGGAACTGGAAATCACCTCAGTAAACCAAGAGTACCTGGCTCAAGATGTATTAAGACTCCAAAAGATGAGCAGAGGTTTTGCCTGGTTAGATACAGGTACTCATGAAGCACTTGCTGAGGCTACTGAATTTGTAAAGGCAGTAGAAAAACGAACGAGCTTGAAGATTGCCTGTCTAGAAGAGATCGCCTTTAAATTGGGCTATATCAATGCGGAACATTTTGAAGAGATTGCTCTGGGATTCGGTAAAAGCTCTTATGGGGACTACCTAAAAAGTTTATTATGA
- a CDS encoding sugar 3,4-ketoisomerase: MIFNSVYDCELIHLPKVGDRNGHISAINNSTEIPFDVKRVFYLYDIPGGESRGAHAHKECHQFLIAASGAFEVLLDDGNIQRVIMLNRPDLGLHIPPGIWASEINFSSGSICLVLASHGYSEGDYIRDYDEFKAFRS, translated from the coding sequence ATGATTTTCAATTCTGTATACGATTGTGAGTTAATCCATTTACCCAAAGTGGGTGATAGAAATGGGCACATCAGTGCGATTAATAACAGCACTGAGATTCCCTTTGATGTTAAAAGAGTATTTTACTTATACGATATCCCCGGCGGGGAATCGCGCGGAGCTCATGCTCACAAAGAATGCCATCAATTTCTAATTGCAGCCAGTGGGGCTTTCGAGGTTTTATTGGATGATGGAAATATTCAAAGAGTAATCATGTTAAATCGACCCGATCTTGGATTGCACATACCGCCCGGAATTTGGGCTTCAGAAATAAACTTTTCATCAGGTTCGATTTGTCTTGTATTAGCCTCTCATGGTTACTCGGAAGGAGATTATATACGAGATTATGATGAATTTAAAGCATTTAGAAGTTGA
- a CDS encoding EpsG family protein, with translation MNKDSKKQGLLEVLLYIIAPFIGFYNFMVRLKMPSKLGFLVLAVQLGASFYSFSETADFNTYFLRLDRFDGSLSTVIMGLLSGKDVDILENLVYLFVTELGGNHQFMILVFIFINALLYYNLAKFVLPKVSYDVWWTYVLLLLLVFSIQPMMYINQFRFYTGSLLLVYGAYRYIKSGKMRDMWLFIVLAGLTHFSLFLFLAVPIFIKLIQKQNRFAYIILLSCLALGQSFDSILGSLDLGHSAFNDRIYDYTGEIGVNLRERLTNRVWYAVYLKKGILLVLTWIALRSLSKVHDLKQRLPLVIAIAFVSVIVLTFRFALSFRFDHLGIFLLSFILLQVNLVHSYRVWKLALLPLIAIFLGIQIKSFLGMLDTYWLFSNPIYELLIPKDGTLSEMINKT, from the coding sequence ATGAATAAGGACAGCAAAAAGCAAGGACTTCTGGAAGTGCTACTATACATTATAGCGCCATTTATTGGTTTCTATAATTTCATGGTAAGATTGAAAATGCCCAGCAAATTGGGCTTTTTGGTTTTGGCTGTTCAACTTGGGGCCTCTTTTTACAGTTTTTCAGAAACAGCGGATTTCAACACCTATTTTTTAAGATTGGATCGATTTGATGGCTCATTATCAACGGTGATTATGGGTCTTTTGAGCGGCAAGGATGTGGATATATTGGAAAACCTGGTCTACCTCTTTGTGACCGAGCTTGGCGGCAATCATCAATTTATGATACTGGTATTTATCTTTATAAATGCCTTGCTCTACTACAATCTAGCAAAATTTGTGTTGCCAAAGGTGTCTTACGATGTTTGGTGGACCTATGTTTTATTGTTGCTATTAGTTTTTAGCATTCAACCCATGATGTATATCAACCAATTCAGGTTCTATACCGGCTCCTTATTATTGGTTTATGGGGCTTATCGATATATCAAGAGCGGGAAAATGCGAGATATGTGGTTGTTTATCGTCTTGGCCGGATTAACTCACTTCTCCTTATTTCTCTTTTTGGCGGTACCCATCTTTATCAAGTTAATTCAAAAACAAAATCGTTTCGCCTATATAATTTTACTTAGTTGTTTGGCTTTGGGCCAAAGCTTTGATTCTATTTTGGGGTCTTTGGATTTAGGGCACTCGGCATTTAATGATAGAATTTATGATTATACCGGTGAGATTGGAGTGAATTTACGTGAGCGACTTACCAATCGTGTGTGGTATGCTGTTTATCTTAAAAAGGGAATATTATTGGTCCTAACCTGGATTGCTTTACGTTCGCTTAGCAAAGTTCATGATCTTAAGCAAAGGTTACCTTTGGTAATAGCCATCGCTTTTGTATCGGTAATTGTGCTCACCTTCAGATTTGCATTATCCTTTAGATTTGATCATCTAGGAATCTTTTTACTATCCTTCATCCTCTTGCAGGTAAATTTGGTACATAGCTATAGAGTATGGAAGCTTGCTCTCCTGCCTTTGATCGCTATCTTCTTGGGGATTCAGATTAAGTCATTTCTAGGGATGTTGGATACTTACTGGTTATTTTCCAATCCGATATATGAGCTATTGATACCAAAGGATGGTACCTTAAGTGAAATGATTAATAAAACCTAA
- a CDS encoding lipopolysaccharide biosynthesis protein, with amino-acid sequence MSTKGDLRSQAIGGVKWNGLSQALMQVSSFGLAIVLMNLLDPEDFGLVAMVTVVSNFFGVLTKSGLGISLIHKDEIDARDHSTVFFASLSFGIILAAILFFSGPFLADFYGEAEVSTISKWLSIPIIFISIGTIPGNLILRDMEYHKSFYVTLAAIVISYPVAFILAYKGFGLYSLVIQKVLESMIYALGNFIAAKLRLKAFFSSQLLKEHLSFGLPLLGSKTSIYWVNSFDNLIIGSIMGPVSLGIYSRGFALAVIPSQKIGFTLSSVILSSFARIKKEKGRVEKNYLLLINLILLVVVPFFMVIAAGSSEIIAIIADEEKWKGTAPILSALTMVGFAKLLLQVTHNFLNSQGHSKFDFNLNLSYSALIILTFISLVNFDLITFSFGYGIVSVLGAVVWLILALRHLKFNSFQVLFNLTIKVLLAIAMSISIYYLKNWLDLMDWLNFLLTIVLVVVLWFPLNYLLMANDRILTRMIIDSLLSKWRK; translated from the coding sequence GTGAGTACTAAAGGCGACTTAAGAAGCCAGGCAATTGGAGGGGTAAAATGGAATGGCCTCTCCCAAGCTCTAATGCAGGTTTCATCTTTTGGCTTGGCCATTGTTTTGATGAATCTGCTGGATCCTGAAGATTTTGGCCTCGTGGCCATGGTGACCGTGGTATCTAATTTTTTTGGTGTATTAACTAAATCTGGATTAGGGATTTCCTTAATTCATAAAGATGAGATTGATGCTAGAGATCATAGCACGGTCTTTTTTGCTAGTCTCTCCTTTGGTATCATCCTAGCCGCAATACTTTTTTTCTCTGGTCCTTTTTTGGCCGACTTCTATGGTGAAGCCGAGGTTTCGACCATTTCGAAATGGCTATCGATACCGATAATTTTTATATCGATTGGGACCATACCAGGTAACTTGATCTTGCGGGATATGGAGTATCACAAATCTTTTTATGTGACTCTTGCCGCGATAGTAATTTCGTATCCTGTAGCCTTTATTCTGGCCTACAAAGGCTTTGGCCTCTACAGCTTGGTTATCCAAAAGGTTTTAGAATCAATGATCTATGCCTTAGGTAATTTTATTGCTGCGAAATTGAGGTTAAAGGCTTTCTTTTCATCCCAGTTGCTGAAAGAACATTTGAGTTTTGGCCTACCATTATTAGGATCTAAAACTTCGATATATTGGGTAAATAGCTTCGATAATTTAATCATAGGGTCCATTATGGGGCCAGTGAGCTTAGGAATCTATAGCCGAGGCTTTGCCTTAGCTGTAATACCCTCTCAAAAAATTGGATTTACTCTCTCAAGTGTGATACTTTCCTCTTTTGCCAGAATTAAAAAGGAAAAAGGAAGGGTTGAAAAGAATTACCTGCTTTTGATAAATTTAATTTTATTAGTGGTAGTTCCCTTTTTCATGGTGATTGCGGCAGGTTCCTCAGAAATCATCGCTATAATCGCAGATGAGGAAAAATGGAAAGGGACCGCTCCTATTTTAAGTGCCCTCACTATGGTGGGCTTTGCAAAATTGCTCTTGCAAGTCACTCATAATTTTTTGAACTCTCAGGGCCACTCGAAATTTGATTTTAATTTAAATCTCAGCTATTCCGCACTAATCATTCTAACCTTTATAAGTCTGGTTAATTTCGATCTAATTACTTTTTCCTTTGGTTATGGTATTGTGTCTGTTCTAGGGGCAGTAGTTTGGCTTATTCTGGCATTAAGGCATTTGAAGTTTAATTCATTTCAGGTTCTCTTTAACTTGACCATCAAAGTGCTATTGGCGATTGCGATGAGCATTTCCATCTACTATTTAAAAAATTGGTTGGATTTAATGGATTGGCTGAATTTCCTACTTACCATCGTCTTGGTAGTAGTACTATGGTTTCCCCTGAATTATTTATTGATGGCCAATGATCGCATCTTAACCAGAATGATAATCGATTCACTTTTATCGAAATGGAGAAAGTAG
- a CDS encoding SDR family oxidoreductase: protein MQSPDKKINLLITGGAGFIGSNLVKHFLNDDRVALVRVLDDLSNGYFENIQEFTEHPKFEFIKGDITDYQTCLKACEGIDKISHQAALGSVPRSIENPMRTNEVNVGGTVNMLYAAKEQGVERIILAFSSSTYGDHPGLPKVEGKEGKPLSPYAVSKAAIEQYADVFGKTYGLNWIGFRYFNIFGPKQNPDNPYAAVIPIFCKAFIENGAITINGDGETSRDFTYVDNAVLLNQLGLFTENPDALNQVYNGACGDQISLNDMVSMLEEIAGKKVPVTHGPERAGDVKHSKANIGKAEELLGYAPQVRFEEGLKEVFNWYKENFFND from the coding sequence ATGCAGAGCCCGGATAAGAAGATCAATTTATTAATTACCGGTGGTGCTGGCTTTATTGGTTCCAATCTGGTAAAGCACTTTCTCAATGACGATCGCGTAGCTTTGGTTCGGGTCCTTGATGACCTGAGCAATGGATATTTTGAGAATATTCAAGAATTTACCGAGCACCCCAAATTTGAGTTTATCAAAGGTGATATAACCGATTATCAAACTTGCTTGAAAGCATGCGAGGGCATTGATAAAATATCACATCAAGCGGCATTGGGCTCAGTACCTAGAAGCATTGAAAACCCAATGCGAACCAATGAGGTTAATGTTGGCGGTACGGTAAATATGTTATATGCTGCCAAAGAACAAGGAGTAGAGCGCATAATATTAGCTTTTTCAAGCAGCACTTATGGCGATCACCCCGGTTTACCTAAGGTAGAAGGAAAAGAAGGAAAGCCACTTTCTCCCTATGCTGTAAGTAAAGCAGCCATTGAGCAATATGCTGATGTATTCGGTAAAACATACGGTCTAAATTGGATTGGATTTAGGTACTTCAATATTTTCGGCCCTAAGCAGAATCCCGATAATCCTTATGCTGCAGTAATTCCAATTTTCTGCAAAGCCTTTATTGAAAATGGAGCGATTACCATTAATGGTGACGGAGAAACCAGTCGTGACTTCACCTATGTGGATAATGCTGTTTTGTTAAACCAATTAGGCCTCTTCACTGAAAATCCAGATGCCTTAAACCAAGTGTATAATGGTGCCTGCGGAGATCAGATTAGTCTTAACGATATGGTTTCAATGCTAGAGGAAATCGCTGGCAAGAAAGTTCCTGTTACCCATGGCCCTGAAAGAGCAGGGGATGTAAAACACAGCAAGGCCAATATCGGAAAGGCAGAGGAGCTTTTGGGTTATGCACCTCAAGTACGCTTTGAAGAAGGTTTAAAAGAGGTTTTTAATTGGTATAAAGAAAACTTTTTCAATGACTAA
- a CDS encoding NAD-dependent epimerase/dehydratase family protein, whose translation MTKAKVLVTGSAGFIGMHTALRLAEKGFDVVGIDNLNTYYSVDLKLARLREQGIETNNIQYNRMLQGVEGIRFSQMDLADAYLIEELFEKECFDYVIHLAAQAGVRYSIENPHAYIDANVKGFLDILESCVKNDVKHLVYASSSSVYGLNKEVPFKETDQTETQVSLYAATKKANEAMAHSYACVHKLPVTGLRFFTVYGPFGRPDMALFKFTKRILANEPIDVYNNGDLSRDFTYVDDIVDGILSLVKKKPESEIPYGIYNIGRGEPVALDDFIKAIEKATGKTAKRNNLPMQPGDVLRTSADTTELGSYVGYSPVTSIEEGVENFVSWYKKYYKIH comes from the coding sequence ATGACTAAGGCAAAAGTACTAGTCACTGGTTCAGCTGGTTTTATCGGCATGCATACCGCCCTCAGATTAGCTGAAAAAGGCTTCGATGTGGTGGGTATTGATAATCTAAATACCTATTACAGTGTGGACCTGAAATTGGCGCGTTTGCGCGAACAGGGTATCGAGACCAATAATATACAGTACAATCGAATGCTTCAAGGTGTAGAGGGAATTCGATTTTCTCAAATGGATTTGGCAGATGCCTACCTAATTGAAGAACTTTTCGAAAAAGAGTGCTTTGACTATGTTATTCACCTGGCGGCTCAGGCAGGTGTTCGCTATTCTATCGAAAATCCACATGCTTATATAGATGCCAATGTTAAGGGCTTCCTCGACATTCTGGAGAGCTGCGTAAAAAATGATGTTAAGCATTTGGTATACGCTAGTAGTTCTTCAGTTTATGGTCTAAACAAGGAAGTGCCTTTTAAGGAAACAGATCAAACGGAAACTCAGGTTAGTTTGTATGCTGCCACTAAAAAAGCAAACGAGGCTATGGCTCATAGCTATGCCTGTGTGCATAAACTTCCGGTTACCGGACTTCGCTTTTTCACGGTCTATGGTCCTTTTGGCAGACCCGATATGGCCTTGTTTAAATTCACCAAAAGAATTTTGGCAAATGAGCCAATCGATGTCTACAACAATGGTGATCTCAGTCGTGATTTCACTTATGTAGACGATATCGTTGATGGCATATTAAGCTTGGTGAAGAAAAAGCCAGAATCTGAAATTCCTTATGGGATATACAATATTGGAAGGGGTGAACCGGTAGCCCTGGACGACTTTATAAAGGCCATAGAAAAGGCCACCGGAAAAACGGCAAAACGAAATAATCTTCCAATGCAACCGGGAGATGTATTAAGAACTTCCGCGGATACCACGGAACTAGGTTCTTATGTTGGATATTCACCCGTAACATCTATTGAAGAAGGGGTTGAGAACTTTGTTAGCTGGTATAAAAAGTATTATAAAATTCACTAA
- a CDS encoding glycosyltransferase family 2 protein — MKDRPYFTIFTPCYNSERFIQRVYDSLSEQEFQDFEWLLVEDCSTDNTLEILNGFQQKANLKVTIIKNESNKFISENFNIALKHAHGKFFIPLGHDDRFYDEKGLQLIWEECERIIDNDKVAGVWTKCMTQSGKLVGKNAPADYEIANFFEVFEKYVWQVEWFPCYKTDILKDYPFYTDQLRYYPEGLVWGRIAKKYDLLFSSKVTRTYFVNENANALTKRSRTQVAQAVVEQQKVWINDFFKEARFSIKFRMRILLSYILHSIILNSNYNKVVAGIKPLLYKVATLILYPLIMIAYRLKLVKA, encoded by the coding sequence ATGAAAGATAGACCCTACTTTACGATTTTTACCCCTTGCTATAATTCGGAGCGCTTTATTCAAAGGGTATACGATAGTTTAAGTGAGCAGGAATTTCAAGATTTTGAATGGCTTTTAGTAGAGGATTGTTCTACAGATAACACCCTCGAAATCCTAAATGGATTTCAGCAAAAGGCTAATTTGAAGGTTACAATCATCAAAAACGAAAGCAATAAGTTTATAAGTGAAAACTTCAATATTGCTCTAAAGCACGCTCATGGAAAGTTTTTTATTCCTTTAGGTCATGACGATCGCTTTTACGATGAAAAAGGATTGCAATTGATTTGGGAGGAATGTGAGAGAATCATCGACAATGATAAAGTTGCTGGAGTTTGGACTAAGTGCATGACGCAAAGCGGGAAGCTCGTGGGGAAAAATGCCCCGGCAGATTATGAAATTGCCAATTTCTTCGAGGTTTTTGAGAAGTACGTTTGGCAAGTAGAATGGTTCCCATGCTACAAAACTGATATTCTAAAAGACTACCCATTTTACACAGATCAATTGCGTTATTACCCAGAAGGATTGGTTTGGGGACGGATTGCTAAGAAGTATGATCTTTTATTTAGCAGCAAGGTAACTCGCACCTATTTTGTAAATGAAAATGCCAATGCACTTACCAAGCGGTCCAGAACACAGGTAGCACAAGCGGTAGTGGAGCAACAGAAAGTATGGATTAATGACTTCTTCAAAGAAGCCCGTTTTTCAATTAAGTTCAGAATGCGCATTTTGCTTAGTTATATTCTACATAGTATTATCCTTAATAGTAATTATAATAAAGTAGTGGCGGGAATAAAGCCCCTTTTATATAAAGTGGCTACCTTAATTTTGTATCCTCTGATAATGATAGCATATCGCCTGAAATTAGTGAAGGCCTGA
- a CDS encoding DegT/DnrJ/EryC1/StrS family aminotransferase codes for MEIPFFSFDKRNQDVREESIKAFEKFFDSKWYVLGNNTSEFEQNFARFNQVQHAIGVSSGLDALHLSLLALGIGKGDEVIVPSNTYIASVLSISFTGATPVFVEPRYETANLNPELIKAAITSKTKAIMPVHLYGQACEMDAIMAIAKEHGLYVVEDNAQSQGALHNGRITGSFGDINATSFYPTKNLGALGEAGAITTNSESLAQAVKSLRNYGSSERYYNEVKGYNNRIDEFEAAYLNIALNHLNSWNEERSFLAAEYQKRLKDVKRVELFECAPGSTSVNHLYVVKASNRDALRKELADKGIGTQIHYPVPPHLQKAYSELGFKAGYLKIAEKLSQEVISLPLWLGMEVKMIDEVCRVIESSKS; via the coding sequence ATGGAAATTCCATTTTTTTCTTTCGATAAAAGAAATCAAGATGTTCGAGAAGAAAGTATCAAAGCTTTCGAGAAATTCTTCGATAGCAAATGGTATGTTTTAGGCAATAACACCAGCGAATTCGAACAGAATTTCGCTCGATTCAATCAAGTTCAACACGCCATTGGTGTAAGTAGTGGATTAGATGCTTTACATTTAAGTTTACTTGCATTGGGTATTGGGAAGGGGGATGAGGTTATTGTGCCTTCCAATACCTATATCGCTTCAGTTTTATCAATATCATTTACAGGTGCAACTCCCGTTTTTGTGGAGCCTCGTTACGAAACTGCGAATCTCAATCCAGAATTGATTAAAGCAGCCATCACCTCAAAAACAAAAGCCATTATGCCAGTCCATTTGTATGGTCAGGCTTGTGAAATGGACGCCATTATGGCCATTGCCAAAGAACATGGATTGTATGTTGTAGAGGATAATGCACAATCTCAAGGAGCGCTTCATAATGGCAGGATAACCGGATCATTTGGGGATATTAATGCTACCAGTTTTTATCCAACAAAGAATTTGGGTGCACTGGGAGAAGCTGGCGCCATTACCACAAATAGTGAAAGTTTAGCGCAGGCTGTTAAGAGCTTACGGAATTATGGTTCTTCGGAACGCTACTACAATGAAGTAAAGGGCTATAACAATCGCATTGACGAGTTCGAGGCAGCCTATCTGAATATAGCATTAAACCATTTGAATTCTTGGAACGAAGAACGAAGCTTTTTGGCAGCTGAATATCAAAAGCGACTTAAAGACGTGAAAAGAGTGGAATTGTTTGAATGCGCTCCAGGATCAACTTCGGTTAATCACTTATATGTGGTTAAAGCTTCAAATCGCGATGCTTTAAGAAAAGAGTTGGCAGACAAAGGTATAGGAACTCAGATCCATTATCCGGTTCCTCCACATTTGCAAAAAGCTTATAGTGAACTTGGCTTTAAAGCAGGTTATCTAAAAATTGCCGAAAAACTCTCGCAGGAAGTGATCAGTCTCCCTCTTTGGCTTGGGATGGAAGTAAAAATGATCGATGAAGTTTGTCGAGTGATAGAAAGCTCCAAATCATGA
- a CDS encoding sulfotransferase family protein: protein MNKPNLFIAGFPKCGSSALHKMISQHSEIYGDSFKEIQTYTVDRKYKDRFNPNFKFSYPNLYSQANGEKYLLDSSTSYSVNFKAIERIIQDTPEAKFIYILRDPLDRLISHYLWMCSLGFVEKEFKAEIESDLKNSYDYRVQYWGNYKNYVYHGNYSFHLQNLFSIVDRANVLIIDYQDLKHDYSTVVRKIFDFLGLEQEAVKQIISNATKKGYNPKTRSRLQVAKYRASRLRDKLKGLPVSPQINHPLKKVVEVQLDQAVFLKDIMAEEIQKTQDLGISTDSWRSTHALVNG, encoded by the coding sequence ATGAATAAACCGAATCTGTTCATAGCCGGTTTCCCCAAATGTGGGTCGAGTGCTTTGCACAAAATGATCAGTCAACATTCCGAAATTTACGGAGATTCATTTAAGGAGATTCAAACCTATACCGTCGACAGGAAATATAAAGATCGCTTTAATCCTAATTTTAAATTTTCCTATCCTAATCTCTATTCCCAAGCAAATGGAGAGAAGTATCTCCTGGATTCAAGCACTAGTTATTCTGTCAATTTTAAGGCTATTGAACGAATAATCCAGGATACACCTGAAGCTAAGTTCATTTATATACTAAGAGATCCCTTGGATCGATTAATCTCGCATTACTTGTGGATGTGCAGCTTGGGCTTTGTGGAAAAAGAATTTAAAGCTGAAATCGAATCAGATCTCAAGAACAGCTACGATTACCGAGTTCAATATTGGGGAAATTATAAGAACTATGTTTACCATGGTAATTACAGTTTCCATCTTCAGAACTTATTCTCTATTGTAGACCGTGCTAATGTTTTAATCATTGACTATCAAGATCTAAAGCATGATTATTCCACAGTTGTTAGGAAGATTTTCGATTTTTTAGGCTTGGAGCAAGAAGCGGTTAAGCAAATAATTTCTAATGCTACTAAAAAGGGTTACAATCCCAAAACAAGAAGCAGGTTACAAGTGGCTAAATACCGGGCTTCCAGATTAAGAGATAAGCTCAAAGGCCTTCCGGTGTCACCTCAAATTAATCATCCCTTGAAAAAGGTAGTGGAAGTGCAGCTCGATCAAGCTGTCTTTCTAAAAGATATAATGGCTGAGGAGATCCAAAAGACTCAAGACTTGGGCATTTCTACCGATTCTTGGAGAAGTACCCATGCTTTGGTAAACGGGTAG